In the genome of Polaromonas vacuolata, the window GCTTTTTAAATCAATCTAAAAGATCAATTCATGAATTAATTCAGCGGTGTTTTCTTACCGTCTTTGTAGACGTAAAGAGTAATCGCTGGGTTCTTCAATTCGCCGTTAGGCTCAAAAGCGATGGTGGTGGTCACGCCCTTGTAGTTAGTCTTCATCAACTCTGGCAAATAGACTTTTGGATCGCTAGACTTTGCACGTTTCATCGCGTCGACCAAAACGAAAGTAGCGTCATAGGTGTATGGGCTGTAGACCTGGAACTGGTTTGGATACTTGGCGTCGTAACGCTTTTTCCATGCTTCGCCGCCTGGCATTTTTGCCAGCGATGCACCGCCTTCAGCGCAAACAATGTTCTCAACTGTTTTAGCGCCGGCTGCGAGCTTGGCGACTTCTGTCGTGCAGATGCCGTCACCACCGAAAAACTTGACGTTGCTCATGCCGAGTTGTTCCATCTGACGCAGCATTGGTCCAGCTTGTGGATCCATACCGCCGAAGAAAATCGCATCGGGCTTCTTGGCTTTGACGGCTGTCAAAATGGCCATGAAGTCAGTGGCTTTATCGGTGGTGAACTGCTCGTCAACAACCTTCATGCCTTTGGACAAAGCGGTGCGTTTGAACACTTCAGCAACGCCTTGGCCATAAGCTGTACGGTCATCAATGACGGCGACAGTTTTGAGCTTGAGTCCATCAATCGCGTAGAAAGCCAGACCAGCGCCAAGAGCGTTGTCGTTGGCAATGATACGGAAGGTGGTGTTGTAGCCTGGCTTGGTCAGATTAGGGTTGGTTGCAGCGCCGGTGATATGGGGAATACCGCAGTCGTTGTAAATCTTAGAAGCAGGAATCGTGGTGCCGGAATTGAGGTGACCGACTACGCCAGCGACTTTTGCATCGCACAACTTTTGTGCAGCAGCCGTGCC includes:
- a CDS encoding branched-chain amino acid ABC transporter substrate-binding protein; its protein translation is MQMKFKLTVIAALASLAGMASAEDLIVKIGHVAPLSGSQAHYGKDNENGVRMAIEDLNAQNIMIGGKKAKFEIVAEDDAADPKQGTAAAQKLCDAKVAGVVGHLNSGTTIPASKIYNDCGIPHITGAATNPNLTKPGYNTTFRIIANDNALGAGLAFYAIDGLKLKTVAVIDDRTAYGQGVAEVFKRTALSKGMKVVDEQFTTDKATDFMAILTAVKAKKPDAIFFGGMDPQAGPMLRQMEQLGMSNVKFFGGDGICTTEVAKLAAGAKTVENIVCAEGGASLAKMPGGEAWKKRYDAKYPNQFQVYSPYTYDATFVLVDAMKRAKSSDPKVYLPELMKTNYKGVTTTIAFEPNGELKNPAITLYVYKDGKKTPLN